One Hyla sarda isolate aHylSar1 unplaced genomic scaffold, aHylSar1.hap1 scaffold_860, whole genome shotgun sequence genomic window carries:
- the LOC130348021 gene encoding histone H4, producing the protein MSGRGKGGKGLGKGGAKRHRKVLRDNIQGITKPAIRRLARRGGVKRISGLIYEETRGVLKVFLENVIRDAVTYTEHAKRKTVTAMDVVYALKRQGRTLYGFGG; encoded by the coding sequence ATGTCCGGACGCGGTAAAGGAGGGAAAGGTCTCGGTAAGGGCGGAGCCAAGCGGCACAGGAAGGTGCTCCGGGATAACATCCAGGGCATCACCAAGCCTGCCATCCGCCGTCTAGCTCGCAGGGGAGGTGTGAAGCGCATCTCCGGCCTCATCTATGAAGAGACTCGCGGTGTCCTGAAAGTCTTCCTGGAGAACGTCATCCGTGACGCCGTCACCTACACCGAGCACGCCAAGAGGAAGACCGTCACCGCTATGGACGTGGTGTACGCCCTCAAGCGCCAGGGCCGCACTCTCTACGGCTTCGGAGGTTAA
- the LOC130348024 gene encoding histone H2A type 1 has product MSGRGKQGGKVRAKAKTRSSRAGLQFPVGRVHRLLRKGNYAERVGAGAPVYLAAVLEYLTAEILELAGNAARDNKKTRIIPRHLQLAVRNDEELNKLLGGVTIAQGGVLPNIQAVLLPKKTESSKAAKSK; this is encoded by the coding sequence ATGTCTGGAAGAGGAAAGCAAGGAGGGAAGGTTCGGGCCAAGGCCAAGACCCGCTCATCCCGGGCAGGACTCCAGTTCCCTGTCGGTCGTGTGCACAGGCTCCTCCGCAAAGGGAACTACGCCGAGAGGGTGGGCGCCGGTGCTCCGGTCTACCTGGCCGCTGTGCTGGAGTATTTAACCGCTGAGATCCTGGAATTGGCCGGTAATGCCGCCCGGGACAACAAGAAGACCCGCAtcatcccccgtcacctgcagctggccgtgcgcaatgacgaggagcTGAACAAGCTGCTGGGTGGGGTGACCATCGCCCAGGGAGGCGTCCTGCCCAACATCCAGGCCGTGCTGCTGCCCAAGAAGACCGAGAGCAGCAAAGCGGCCAAGAGCAAGTGA
- the LOC130348025 gene encoding histone H2B 1.1-like, whose amino-acid sequence MSDPAKSAPAPKKGSKKAVTKTQKKDGKKRRKTRKESYAIYVYKVLKQVHPDTGISSKAMGIMNSFVNDIFERIAGEASRLAHYNKRSTITSREIQTAVRLLLPGELAKHAVSEGTKAVTKYTSAK is encoded by the coding sequence ATGTCTGATCCCGCCAAGTCTGCACCAGCGCCTAAGAAGGGCTCtaagaaagccgtgaccaagacTCAGAAGAAGGACGGCAAGAAGcggaggaagaccaggaaggaaaGCTATGCCATCTACGTGTACAAGGTGCTCAAGCAGGTCCATCCTGACACCGGCATCTCCTCCAAGGCCATGGGCATCATGAACTCctttgtcaacgatatcttcgagcgcatcgcaggggaagcctcccgcctggctcactacaacaagcgctccaccatcacctcccgggagatccagaccgccgtgcgcctgctgctgcctggagagctggccaagcacgccgtgtccgagggcaccaaggccgtcaccaagtacaccagcgccaagtaa